From the genome of Tolypothrix sp. NIES-4075, one region includes:
- a CDS encoding IS630 family transposase, with protein sequence MAEEKCVHYLCQDETRVGLKTLTGKVITAAGVKPTVSVKWQRDNFWIYGAIAPLTGQHFQHEYPKLNGEYFQQFLDWLSQQLGDDYAILQIDQAPAHISSAIRWPENIIPLLQPPHSPELNPIERLWQFIKKSLKNELFSSLQNLRDRIQEIFDRLTSEQVISVSSYNFILEALFYAASY encoded by the coding sequence TTGGCAGAAGAAAAGTGCGTCCACTACCTATGTCAGGATGAAACTAGGGTTGGGCTTAAAACCTTAACAGGGAAAGTAATTACGGCTGCTGGAGTTAAGCCCACTGTATCTGTTAAATGGCAACGAGATAATTTTTGGATTTATGGTGCGATCGCTCCCTTAACGGGACAACATTTTCAACATGAATATCCCAAACTCAATGGTGAGTATTTTCAACAGTTTTTAGACTGGTTATCTCAGCAATTAGGTGACGACTATGCAATTTTACAGATTGATCAAGCTCCCGCTCATATAAGTTCCGCGATTCGCTGGCCAGAAAATATTATACCTTTGCTTCAACCACCGCATTCTCCGGAACTTAACCCGATTGAAAGGCTTTGGCAGTTCATTAAAAAATCACTGAAAAATGAACTTTTTTCTTCTCTACAAAATTTACGCGATCGCATACAAGAGATATTTGATCGACTTACATCTGAGCAGGTAATTTCTGTCTCCTCTTATAACTTTATTTTAGAAGCTCTTTTCTATGCAGCTTCATATTAA
- a CDS encoding DUF4384 domain-containing protein, translating to MPKRSLVASEKGIEKAKSALIRKNWTQQTLADDVGVASWATISKFFNRIPISYNIFVEVCQILDLDWQDIIAPSSPVEEPQQVLLTPLNQVWQQLQALGSPTEEMGLVLVQTETLGWRWQANSRYEKSVRIGSYIQFEINLESPGYLLLIQKDTSGQVWCFCPSCFAPQPQLDTGKTSLPQQDSPITSFPIEGEPGKEYILAVVTTEAPSLDWLPQGNDDPLELTENYLMQLVEFINASENCIVMYTEYEIK from the coding sequence ATGCCAAAGCGATCGCTTGTTGCATCAGAAAAAGGTATTGAAAAAGCTAAATCTGCACTCATCCGAAAAAACTGGACTCAACAAACCTTAGCTGATGATGTCGGTGTTGCATCTTGGGCGACTATTAGTAAGTTCTTTAACCGTATACCTATTAGTTACAATATTTTTGTTGAAGTTTGTCAGATTTTAGATTTAGATTGGCAAGATATAATCGCACCATCTTCTCCTGTTGAAGAACCACAACAAGTATTGTTAACACCTCTCAATCAGGTCTGGCAACAACTTCAAGCACTAGGTTCACCTACTGAAGAAATGGGATTAGTTTTAGTACAAACAGAAACATTAGGTTGGAGATGGCAAGCTAATAGCCGTTATGAAAAATCCGTGCGTATTGGCAGTTATATTCAGTTTGAAATAAATCTTGAAAGTCCGGGATATTTATTATTAATACAAAAGGATACATCAGGGCAAGTATGGTGTTTTTGTCCCTCATGTTTCGCTCCCCAGCCACAGTTAGACACAGGTAAAACTAGCCTGCCTCAACAGGATTCACCCATAACATCTTTTCCCATCGAAGGTGAGCCAGGTAAGGAATATATTTTAGCAGTAGTGACTACAGAAGCGCCTAGCCTCGACTGGCTACCCCAAGGAAATGATGATCCATTGGAATTAACAGAAAACTATTTAATGCAATTGGTAGAGTTTATTAATGCCAGTGAAAATTGTATAGTTATGTATACAGAATACGAGATAAAGTAA
- a CDS encoding helix-turn-helix domain-containing protein, which produces MSRPFNIEIAESEEELKKRLQTANLGSQKEQLQMLWWLKSGQVEEQQELGKRLGRDTSTVTRWLQKYRLGGLSRLLEIKKAPGANRKINDVAIAALKIELETGIGFSSYGAIVEWLKKEHGLDIEYGTVYALVRYRCLCKTKSTTS; this is translated from the coding sequence ATGAGTCGTCCGTTTAATATTGAAATCGCAGAGAGCGAAGAGGAACTAAAAAAACGTTTACAAACAGCCAACTTGGGAAGCCAGAAAGAACAGTTACAGATGTTGTGGTGGCTCAAAAGTGGGCAGGTCGAGGAGCAGCAGGAACTAGGAAAACGCTTGGGTAGAGATACTTCAACGGTGACAAGATGGTTACAGAAATATCGATTGGGTGGGCTTTCTAGGTTATTAGAAATTAAGAAAGCACCTGGTGCCAACCGAAAAATAAATGATGTTGCGATCGCCGCACTCAAAATCGAGTTGGAAACTGGAATTGGGTTTAGTAGTTATGGTGCGATAGTAGAGTGGTTAAAAAAAGAACATGGACTTGATATTGAGTATGGAACGGTTTATGCATTAGTTCGATATCGATGCTTGTGCAAAACTAAAAGTACCACGTCCTAA
- a CDS encoding reverse transcriptase domain-containing protein, with amino-acid sequence MFTLEHLHFAWSQVRAGSRSAGVDGITVDLFAASADEQLQILLRQLQQESYRVSPAQGFYLTKKSGGKRLIGIPTVRDRIIQRLLLEELYFPLEDTFLDCSYAYRPGRNIQQAVQQLFSYYQYRPVWIIKTDIAQFFDNLSWALLLTNLEALHLETTVLQLIEQQIKAGIVIAGKYINYGQGVLQGGILSGALANLYLTDFDRKCLSHNINLVRYGDDFAIACNNWSEANHILDKITTWLGELYLKLQPEKTQVFAPHEEFTFLGYRFANGKVYAPPPPEPRREGEWLTNASGTPYFRRKL; translated from the coding sequence ATGTTCACCCTCGAACACCTTCATTTCGCATGGAGTCAAGTCCGTGCGGGGAGTCGCAGTGCTGGTGTGGATGGCATTACCGTTGACTTGTTTGCAGCATCCGCTGACGAACAGTTACAAATTCTGCTGCGCCAGCTACAACAAGAATCTTATCGCGTTAGCCCCGCACAAGGATTTTATTTAACCAAAAAAAGCGGCGGAAAGCGACTAATTGGCATTCCCACAGTCCGGGACAGAATTATCCAGCGTCTGTTATTGGAAGAATTATACTTCCCTTTGGAGGATACATTTCTCGATTGTAGCTATGCTTATCGCCCCGGACGGAACATTCAACAAGCCGTACAGCAGCTATTTTCCTACTACCAGTATCGCCCAGTTTGGATCATCAAGACCGATATCGCCCAGTTTTTTGATAACCTGTCTTGGGCTTTGCTGCTAACTAACTTGGAAGCATTGCATCTGGAAACAACGGTACTGCAATTAATCGAACAACAAATCAAAGCCGGGATTGTAATTGCGGGTAAGTACATCAATTACGGACAAGGTGTATTGCAAGGCGGGATACTTTCTGGAGCATTAGCTAATTTATACCTGACTGATTTTGATCGAAAATGCCTCAGTCACAATATTAATTTGGTGCGGTACGGAGATGATTTTGCCATCGCTTGTAACAATTGGTCAGAAGCCAACCACATTCTCGACAAAATTACAACTTGGCTGGGGGAACTTTACTTAAAGTTGCAACCCGAAAAGACGCAAGTTTTTGCACCCCATGAAGAGTTTACCTTTCTTGGTTATCGCTTTGCCAATGGCAAAGTTTACGCGCCACCGCCACCAGAACCCAGACGAGAAGGGGAATGGTTAACTAATGCTTCGGGTACACCTTATTTTCGTCGGAAACTGTAA
- a CDS encoding DUF4351 domain-containing protein, protein MFLLDERFGEIDSSIIERVQALNKEQLEALGRAILRFSSLPDLVTWLNQQSI, encoded by the coding sequence TTGTTTTTGCTTGATGAACGCTTTGGTGAAATTGATTCGTCGATTATTGAGCGAGTGCAAGCTTTAAATAAGGAACAGCTAGAAGCATTAGGTAGAGCTATTCTGAGATTTTCATCGCTACCTGATTTAGTAACTTGGTTAAACCAGCAATCAATTTGA
- a CDS encoding Uma2 family endonuclease: MTQSLQKLFTFDKFVEFLQTQNENICYELYDGNIIQMPQPKGKHEEIIAFLAAILGYEFVRLKLKYGISNKGLVQLENKQSGYFPDILVLNLSNLINEPRWQEESILTQRESIPLVIEVVSTNWRDDYYKKFADYEEMGIKEYWIVDYAALGNKVLIGDPKQATITIYSLSDDGEYRGKQFRADDRIESPTFPQLNLTAQQIFSASY, translated from the coding sequence ATGACACAATCTCTACAAAAACTATTCACATTCGATAAATTTGTAGAATTTTTACAAACTCAAAATGAAAACATTTGCTACGAATTATACGATGGGAATATTATTCAAATGCCACAACCGAAAGGAAAACATGAGGAAATTATTGCTTTTCTAGCAGCGATTTTAGGATACGAATTTGTAAGACTTAAGCTGAAATACGGTATATCTAATAAGGGACTAGTACAGTTGGAAAATAAACAATCAGGATACTTTCCAGATATTCTTGTATTAAATCTCTCCAATTTAATAAACGAACCACGCTGGCAAGAAGAGTCTATTTTAACTCAAAGAGAATCAATACCATTGGTTATTGAAGTTGTCAGTACTAACTGGAGAGATGATTATTATAAAAAGTTTGCTGATTATGAAGAAATGGGTATCAAAGAATATTGGATTGTAGATTATGCAGCTTTGGGTAACAAAGTATTAATAGGCGACCCCAAGCAAGCAACAATCACAATTTATTCTTTAAGTGATGATGGTGAATATAGAGGTAAACAATTTAGAGCAGACGACCGTATAGAGTCACCTACATTTCCACAATTAAATTTAACTGCTCAACAAATTTTTTCAGCAAGTTATTAA